CCAGCCCCCGCGCCCCAGCCGCCGGCAGAAGAGCCGAAAGAAATGACGCTTGAGGACATGATGGACATCAACATCGAGTAAACAGCGCGACAGCATTGCACATTCGCCATTTTGGCTGCGGCGGCCGCGCTTGTGTTCTCCGCTGTTTTCATCTGTGGTGAAATCGCCTAAAACTCGTCGACCGTACCCACAGATTCGATCACACTGAGAAACCCGGCCATGGCTCCGCAGCACCAGCTTCCCTTCGAAAAACCCGTTTACGAACTGGAAGAGCAACTTTCAAAACTCGAAGCGGAACCCAATCCGACGCCGGCCATCCAGGACAGCATTCGCCGCATGCGGGTTGAGCTCACTCAGCTAACGCGGGAGATCTACGAGAATCTCAACCCGTGGCAGATTGTGCAGGTGTCCCGGCATCCCGAACGACCTCAAACCGCCGACTACATCGAGCTGGTCTTTGATGAATTCGTGGAACTGCACGGCGACAAAGCCTTCGGCGACGACCGCGCGTTGATCACCGGCTTCGCCAAACTGGATGGTCGAAAAGTCATGCTGGTCGGCCACCAAAAAGGACGCACGCTGAAAGAACGCAACGAGTGTCTGTACGGCTGTGCTCACCCCGAAGGCTATCGCAAGGCGATGGCCAAAATGGAAATGGCATCGCGTTACGGGCTACCAATTGTGTGCCTGATTGACACGCCCGGAGCCTACCCAGGAATCGGAGCGGAAGAGCGAGGACAGGCGTACAACATCGCGGTCAATCTGCGAGACATGTCGACTCTGGAAGTCCCGGTTGTCTGTGTCGTGATCGGCGA
This DNA window, taken from Fuerstiella marisgermanici, encodes the following:
- a CDS encoding acetyl-CoA carboxylase carboxyltransferase subunit alpha, producing the protein MAPQHQLPFEKPVYELEEQLSKLEAEPNPTPAIQDSIRRMRVELTQLTREIYENLNPWQIVQVSRHPERPQTADYIELVFDEFVELHGDKAFGDDRALITGFAKLDGRKVMLVGHQKGRTLKERNECLYGCAHPEGYRKAMAKMEMASRYGLPIVCLIDTPGAYPGIGAEERGQAYNIAVNLRDMSTLEVPVVCVVIGEGGSGGALGIGIGDHVAVLKNAYYSVISPEGCAGILWKHSSHADKAAGALRFTSSDLVDLGIIDEVIGEPLGGAHRNHRQMAMTLKGALAEAVQSLEGIPKDELLDRRYERFRRIGVFEETGAA